The Synechocystis sp. PCC 7509 genome includes a window with the following:
- a CDS encoding YqeG family HAD IIIA-type phosphatase yields the protein MTWNKYLQPDLNLQSSVLSLTPDIIAQYQLKGLVLDVDETLVPVKATTASPELQDWVEGIRPTTKLWLVSNNLSDVRIGGIARSLDLPYILGAVKPSVRKLRQAVAAMNLPVEQIAMVGDRLFTDVIAGNRLGMFTILVDPFLNPGEAVRSYPIRNFEVLISQLVGASILPKQKLTQNKS from the coding sequence ATGACATGGAACAAATATTTACAGCCAGACTTAAACTTGCAAAGCTCAGTTTTAAGTTTGACCCCCGATATTATCGCTCAGTATCAACTTAAAGGGCTAGTTTTAGATGTAGATGAAACTCTTGTCCCAGTAAAAGCAACTACCGCCTCCCCAGAACTACAAGACTGGGTTGAGGGTATTCGACCCACTACTAAGCTGTGGCTAGTAAGTAATAACCTTAGCGATGTGCGGATTGGTGGTATTGCCCGTTCTTTAGACTTGCCTTATATTTTAGGCGCAGTAAAACCATCGGTGCGTAAGCTACGACAAGCGGTTGCAGCCATGAATTTACCTGTAGAACAAATTGCTATGGTAGGCGATCGCTTATTTACAGATGTGATTGCTGGCAATCGGCTGGGAATGTTCACAATTTTAGTAGATCCCTTTCTTAATCCAGGGGAAGCGGTGCGCTCTTATCCAATCCGCAATTTTGAGGTACTTATATCGCAGCTTGTAGGCGCTTCAATATTGCCGAAACAAAAACTAACACAGAATAAAAGTTAG
- the proB gene encoding glutamate 5-kinase: MTQTIVIKIGTSSLTQPQTGQLALSTIATLVEVLSQLRQQGHQVILVSSGAVGVGCARLGLTERPKEVALKQAVAAVGQGRLMRVYDDLFNTLGQPIAQVLLTRGDLVSRSRYINVYRTFAELLKLGVIPVVNENDTVAVDELKFGDNDTLSALVASLVEADWLFLLTDVDRLYSADPRSFPDAQPISLVKNINDLTEQVQIGDRASKWGTGGMITKIAAARIATAAGVRTVITQGNPGNIQKILQGEALGTEFEPQKEPNKARKRWIAYGLVPMGKLTLDIGAVKAIAQERKSLLAAGINAVAGEFESQEAVELCDRSGKAIARGIVNYNSSELQQILGRHSSEISTILGYTGAETVVHRDNLVLT, encoded by the coding sequence ATGACCCAAACTATAGTTATCAAAATTGGCACTTCTAGCCTGACTCAGCCCCAAACCGGACAACTGGCTTTGTCTACTATTGCCACATTGGTAGAAGTTTTAAGTCAGTTGCGGCAGCAAGGTCATCAAGTAATTTTGGTATCTTCGGGAGCGGTAGGGGTAGGTTGCGCCAGGTTGGGATTGACCGAAAGACCCAAAGAAGTCGCCCTCAAACAAGCTGTAGCCGCCGTAGGTCAAGGGCGATTGATGCGGGTGTATGATGACTTGTTTAATACCCTCGGTCAGCCTATTGCTCAAGTGCTTTTAACTCGTGGTGATTTGGTATCGCGTAGCCGTTATATCAATGTCTATCGTACCTTTGCTGAACTACTCAAACTAGGAGTAATTCCGGTAGTCAATGAAAATGATACTGTAGCTGTTGATGAATTAAAGTTTGGCGATAACGATACTTTATCTGCTTTAGTGGCAAGTTTGGTAGAAGCCGATTGGCTATTTTTGTTAACCGATGTCGATCGCCTTTATTCTGCCGATCCGCGATCGTTTCCCGATGCTCAACCCATTTCTTTAGTTAAAAATATTAATGACTTAACCGAGCAAGTCCAAATAGGCGATCGCGCCTCTAAATGGGGTACGGGGGGAATGATTACAAAAATCGCCGCCGCCCGTATTGCTACCGCCGCCGGGGTGCGGACAGTAATTACTCAAGGCAATCCTGGCAATATTCAAAAAATCTTACAAGGAGAAGCTTTAGGTACAGAGTTTGAACCGCAAAAAGAGCCAAATAAGGCGCGTAAACGTTGGATTGCTTACGGTTTAGTCCCTATGGGAAAATTAACTTTAGATATTGGTGCAGTTAAAGCCATTGCTCAAGAAAGAAAATCTTTACTAGCGGCGGGAATTAATGCTGTAGCGGGAGAATTTGAAAGCCAAGAAGCGGTGGAATTGTGCGATCGCAGTGGTAAAGCGATCGCCAGAGGCATTGTCAACTACAATAGCAGCGAACTGCAACAGATTTTAGGACGACATTCGAGCGAAATATCAACGATTTTGGGCTACACGGGGGCGGAAACCGTAGTCCACCGCGATAACCTTGTTTTGACCTAA
- a CDS encoding APC family permease: protein MENLEADSLKRVFGLPTLVIYGVGDILGAGIYALVGKVAGFSGTLVWVSFLSAMVVAALTALSYAELGSRFPQSGGVAYFVHKTFHNHLLSTLVGWVMFCTCLVSMATGANAFAGYFNKFAPSVPVWLIILTLFSALAFVNFRGMEESSALNIVCTTVEASGLVIVILVASLFLFGGGEATPISSTSPTPAIGWIPILQGASLAFYAFIGFEDIVNVAEEVKNPERNVPRAILLSLGIAGTFYILISWLAIQVVNPVELNNSSAPLLDVVSQAQPNFPPIFFTIIPLFAILNTGLLNFVTSSRLLYGMSREGLLPSWLGKLHVRRATPHRTMVVILPIAIFLALSGTLEFLAGTTATLLLSMFCLVNISLLITKRREPRASGFQVPSAVPVVALLSNVALVYFATRESHILALVFTGIGIVLIAIRQVLTKKSLLSS, encoded by the coding sequence ATGGAAAACCTGGAAGCAGATTCACTAAAGCGAGTGTTTGGACTGCCAACGCTAGTTATTTATGGCGTAGGTGATATTCTCGGCGCGGGAATTTATGCACTGGTGGGCAAAGTTGCCGGATTTTCTGGAACTTTGGTATGGGTTTCGTTTTTGAGCGCGATGGTGGTGGCAGCGCTTACAGCCTTAAGTTACGCCGAACTTGGCAGCCGATTTCCCCAAAGTGGAGGCGTTGCTTACTTCGTCCACAAGACATTTCACAACCATTTGCTCTCAACTTTAGTCGGTTGGGTAATGTTTTGTACCTGCCTCGTTTCAATGGCGACGGGAGCAAACGCCTTTGCTGGCTACTTCAACAAATTTGCTCCATCGGTTCCTGTTTGGTTAATTATCCTCACGCTGTTTTCGGCTCTAGCCTTTGTCAATTTTAGAGGCATGGAGGAGTCTTCAGCCCTAAATATTGTTTGCACAACAGTTGAAGCTTCGGGGCTAGTTATTGTGATTTTAGTTGCCAGCTTGTTTTTATTCGGGGGAGGTGAAGCAACTCCTATAAGTTCTACTTCCCCAACGCCAGCCATTGGGTGGATACCAATTTTACAAGGAGCATCTCTGGCTTTTTATGCCTTTATTGGATTTGAGGATATTGTCAATGTTGCTGAAGAAGTAAAAAATCCTGAGCGCAATGTTCCTAGAGCCATCCTGCTATCATTGGGCATTGCGGGAACTTTTTACATTCTAATTTCCTGGCTTGCTATTCAGGTAGTCAATCCAGTGGAGCTTAACAACTCTAGCGCTCCTTTACTTGATGTAGTCAGCCAGGCGCAACCCAATTTTCCGCCCATATTCTTTACAATCATTCCTCTATTTGCGATTCTCAATACGGGGTTGCTAAATTTTGTCACTTCATCGCGGCTGCTTTATGGAATGTCGCGGGAAGGGCTATTACCATCTTGGCTGGGAAAGTTACACGTTAGGCGGGCTACTCCCCATCGAACGATGGTGGTTATTTTACCGATTGCAATTTTTCTGGCGCTTTCTGGGACTTTAGAATTTTTAGCTGGAACTACCGCGACTTTGCTGCTATCAATGTTTTGTTTGGTAAATATTTCCCTTCTAATTACCAAACGCCGAGAACCCCGCGCCAGTGGGTTTCAAGTTCCCTCCGCAGTCCCAGTTGTAGCGTTGCTATCTAATGTGGCTCTTGTTTATTTTGCTACCCGTGAAAGCCATATTTTGGCATTGGTGTTTACAGGCATAGGAATAGTTTTAATTGCAATTCGTCAAGTCTTAACCAAAAAAAGCTTACTAAGTTCTTAG
- a CDS encoding FAD-dependent oxidoreductase has product MKSPLIGLTLVATLFTPVAMAAPPRSADQTIECEILVVGGGLSGVATAYEGLLSGKTVCLTEITDWVGGQISAQGTSALDERPTQRAKLLYPRGYLELRSRIERKYKELNPGDCWVSDSCFLPRDGNEILAKVLTDAAKKGKGKFKFFPSTVVKELQKTPNIINGAIAIQHRPAKGAPPLNTQPLSQTITQAYTYANSANFDKSIIRFVPAKPKKNSPLVKSNAPNWYVIDATETGELVALADVPYRLGIDARSYLEPSASSASNDAYCTQGFTYTYAMEATKEPQVQTMPPFYLQYSPYYSYELQRLASFPLVFTYRRIWSPGEGETAKFGGIEFTNPTPGDISMQNWTWGNDYRPGTSSDNLVYARNQLQATKQLDPGQWMGGLRVESLRKAEEIAIGYYYWLVAGTTDSQLGEGVKQPQPNYRYLSGLDSPMGTVNGLSKYPYMREGRRIIGRPSWGQPQGFTVWEIDISRRDYTDKYYTDTLSPETYRSLKAALSGLEATAVIGGTREANSTMRRSRSTIYTDSVGIAHYAIDFHPCMVKSPPEAPGNIERPGERLGAGQAYPFQIPLRAMIPQKIDNMLVAGKSIATSHIAAAAYRVHSFEWSSGAAAGNTAAFSLDNAIAPYQLVDNLPQQEPQLEALKRRLKTQGNPTAFPDTSIFNEDWDDWR; this is encoded by the coding sequence ATGAAGTCTCCGCTTATTGGTTTGACATTGGTTGCAACTTTGTTTACCCCCGTTGCTATGGCTGCTCCTCCTAGAAGTGCTGACCAAACTATCGAATGTGAAATATTAGTAGTGGGTGGTGGATTGAGCGGGGTTGCTACCGCCTATGAAGGCTTGCTGAGTGGCAAAACCGTTTGTCTGACAGAGATTACTGACTGGGTAGGAGGACAAATTTCGGCTCAGGGAACATCGGCTTTAGACGAGCGACCAACCCAAAGAGCAAAGTTATTATACCCCCGTGGTTATTTGGAATTGCGATCGCGCATTGAGCGCAAATATAAAGAACTAAATCCTGGAGACTGTTGGGTAAGCGATTCTTGTTTTTTGCCGAGGGATGGCAATGAGATTTTAGCTAAGGTACTAACAGATGCGGCAAAAAAAGGCAAGGGCAAGTTTAAGTTTTTCCCTTCGACGGTAGTCAAGGAATTACAAAAGACACCAAATATAATCAATGGGGCGATCGCTATTCAACACCGCCCCGCCAAAGGCGCACCACCTCTTAATACTCAGCCTCTATCGCAAACCATTACCCAAGCCTATACTTACGCTAATTCCGCTAATTTTGACAAAAGTATTATTCGTTTTGTCCCCGCCAAACCCAAGAAAAATAGCCCTTTAGTTAAAAGTAATGCCCCTAACTGGTACGTAATTGATGCGACCGAAACGGGGGAATTGGTGGCGCTGGCAGATGTCCCTTATCGGCTGGGTATTGATGCGCGTTCTTACTTAGAACCCTCCGCTTCTAGTGCGAGTAACGATGCTTATTGCACTCAAGGCTTTACTTATACCTACGCCATGGAGGCAACAAAAGAACCCCAAGTTCAAACAATGCCACCTTTTTATCTTCAATATTCACCCTACTATAGTTATGAGTTGCAACGTCTAGCAAGTTTTCCTTTAGTTTTTACTTATCGCCGCATTTGGAGTCCGGGAGAAGGAGAAACAGCTAAGTTTGGCGGGATTGAATTTACAAACCCCACACCGGGGGATATTTCTATGCAAAACTGGACGTGGGGCAATGACTACCGCCCAGGTACGAGCAGCGATAATTTGGTGTACGCTCGTAACCAGTTGCAGGCAACCAAACAACTAGATCCGGGACAATGGATGGGAGGCTTGCGAGTAGAAAGTCTGCGTAAAGCTGAAGAAATTGCCATTGGCTATTATTACTGGCTAGTAGCTGGAACAACGGACTCTCAACTAGGGGAAGGAGTTAAGCAACCGCAACCAAATTATCGCTATTTATCAGGATTAGATTCGCCGATGGGAACTGTTAACGGCTTATCTAAGTATCCTTATATGCGAGAAGGAAGGCGGATAATTGGCAGACCTAGTTGGGGACAACCCCAAGGCTTTACAGTATGGGAAATTGATATTTCTCGCCGGGATTATACAGATAAATACTACACAGACACCTTATCACCAGAGACTTATCGCAGTTTAAAAGCGGCGCTATCGGGATTAGAAGCAACGGCTGTAATTGGTGGTACTAGAGAAGCAAATTCAACCATGAGGCGATCGCGTTCGACAATTTATACTGACTCTGTGGGTATTGCTCACTATGCTATAGACTTTCATCCCTGCATGGTCAAAAGTCCCCCCGAAGCACCAGGAAATATCGAGCGTCCCGGCGAACGATTGGGCGCTGGACAAGCTTACCCGTTTCAAATTCCTTTAAGGGCGATGATTCCGCAAAAGATCGATAATATGCTGGTAGCAGGGAAAAGTATTGCGACAAGCCATATTGCAGCCGCAGCTTACCGAGTACATTCTTTTGAGTGGTCGTCGGGAGCGGCGGCGGGAAATACCGCAGCTTTTAGTTTGGATAATGCGATCGCACCTTACCAATTAGTCGATAATTTACCCCAACAAGAGCCGCAGCTAGAGGCGCTTAAACGTCGATTGAAAACCCAAGGCAATCCTACGGCTTTCCCTGACACTTCAATTTTCAATGAAGATTGGGACGATTGGCGCTAA
- the clpS gene encoding ATP-dependent Clp protease adapter ClpS: protein MVNSAPTIAPTRNSEVTRKIYPNYKIIVLNDDFNTFEHVAKCLLTYIPGMSSENAWELTNQIHFEGQAIVWVGPQEQAELYHQQLRRAGLTMAPLEAA, encoded by the coding sequence ATGGTAAATTCTGCACCAACTATTGCTCCCACTCGTAACAGCGAAGTTACTCGTAAGATTTATCCCAACTACAAAATTATTGTCTTAAATGACGATTTCAATACCTTTGAACACGTAGCAAAATGCTTGCTAACTTATATTCCGGGGATGAGTAGCGAAAATGCTTGGGAACTAACTAATCAAATCCACTTTGAAGGACAAGCTATTGTCTGGGTTGGCCCTCAAGAACAAGCAGAGCTTTATCATCAACAACTTAGACGTGCGGGTTTGACTATGGCTCCTCTAGAGGCAGCCTAA
- a CDS encoding DUF2103 domain-containing protein, producing the protein MGKPTSGRLVLNHSTHIPGLIRILEALTKLEGIHTITPGVISRTKGHIPQMQLRVSVPIRGGFKIIARLGKTVQEVFILTTLSQEQLEELLQR; encoded by the coding sequence ATGGGCAAACCCACTAGCGGTAGACTTGTACTCAATCACTCTACCCATATTCCTGGACTGATTCGCATTTTGGAAGCTTTGACTAAGCTTGAAGGTATCCACACGATTACCCCCGGCGTTATTAGTAGAACAAAAGGTCACATCCCCCAAATGCAGTTAAGAGTATCTGTACCAATTCGCGGCGGCTTTAAAATTATTGCCAGACTTGGTAAGACGGTGCAAGAAGTATTTATTCTCACGACTTTGAGCCAAGAACAACTAGAGGAGTTGTTGCAACGGTAA
- the truB gene encoding tRNA pseudouridine(55) synthase TruB, whose protein sequence is MQGFINLFKPTDFTSHDCVAKLRGLLRLKRIGHGGTLDPAATGVLPIALGKATRLLQYLQPDKAYQATIRLGVVTATDDLEGEIISQTPGTNVTLEQVTWTLKQFIGKLSQIPPKYSAIQVQGKRLYDLARRGETIEVPARNVEVYQLEILEWRDGEYPEIDVAISCSAGTYIRAIARDLGTALATGGTLAALIRTQSAGFSLSNSLTFDELTAQLQQGTFSPIAPPAALQHLPLVTLSAPVAQKWCQGQKVAGDEQILINSPVQIYREDDKFLGIGHQEELEKVLSLIPDLVYEPM, encoded by the coding sequence GTGCAAGGTTTTATCAATCTATTCAAGCCAACTGACTTTACATCTCATGACTGTGTAGCTAAGTTGCGGGGGTTGTTGCGTCTCAAACGTATAGGACACGGAGGCACGTTAGATCCAGCCGCCACGGGGGTTTTGCCGATCGCCTTGGGTAAAGCAACGCGGCTATTACAATACTTGCAACCAGACAAAGCTTATCAAGCAACAATTCGCTTGGGGGTAGTAACGGCGACAGACGATCTAGAAGGAGAAATTATTAGTCAAACGCCTGGAACAAACGTAACGTTAGAACAAGTTACCTGGACTTTAAAGCAATTTATAGGCAAATTATCCCAAATTCCGCCAAAATATAGTGCCATACAAGTGCAGGGAAAGCGCTTATACGATCTAGCGCGGCGTGGTGAAACTATAGAAGTTCCAGCTAGGAATGTAGAAGTATATCAGTTAGAAATATTAGAGTGGCGTGATGGTGAGTATCCTGAAATTGATGTAGCAATTAGTTGTAGTGCAGGAACTTATATCAGAGCGATCGCCCGCGATCTGGGTACAGCTTTAGCTACTGGCGGAACTCTAGCGGCTCTAATTCGCACTCAAAGCGCTGGTTTTAGCCTCTCAAACAGCTTGACTTTCGACGAACTAACGGCGCAGCTACAACAAGGAACTTTTAGCCCTATTGCCCCTCCAGCCGCCTTACAGCATCTACCCTTAGTAACTTTATCTGCGCCTGTGGCTCAAAAATGGTGTCAAGGACAAAAAGTTGCAGGCGATGAGCAAATTTTAATTAATTCTCCGGTGCAAATTTATCGCGAAGATGACAAATTTTTAGGCATTGGTCATCAAGAGGAATTAGAAAAAGTGTTGAGTCTGATTCCCGATCTTGTCTACGAGCCAATGTAG
- a CDS encoding CHAT domain-containing tetratricopeptide repeat protein, which translates to MMIQKIKQSKENWHFFYRAFTISLSILLLSEAVAVGTHRSIIAQQPPAATSPSLNSQGQQLLNEAQQLLKQGTNQSRIQALAKYQQALAIWQKLGDRAFVALTLQSIGLTYYLQNDNPKALANYTQALELRRALGDRYGEAIMLNSIGGVYAALGDKQQAIQSYNQAVTLFRAEKKSAELASTLISLGGVYASVGDTAKVIAYYNQALEIQRLANDRLGVASTLSNLGRIYTSLGENQQALNTYNQALEIQKAEGNKPGIVEVLQGLGALHTSFNESQKALEIYNQALEIQKSGVGNSIDRALTLIGIAGSYQGLSDYPQAIENYNQAIALQQAVGNRLAEAEILNQLSFAYDQTGEKQKALEVLNTALNLQKAAGDRAREAFTLGNIAGIYNSLGDYQQALDAHNKALTLQKAVQDRPGEAVSLNDIAQVYSSLGDYQQSVDSHNAALAIFRSIGDRAQEGQTLDNIGGVYRLSKNYHQALDYYNQALAVRRATGDRFREFATLTGVIRAYESLKDYPKALESANSALSIARAQKSPFAEASALALTGRVYLASGNNPQALESSKAALKTWQQLGIRAAAAPTLDNIGKTYHAQGNYPNAIASHKEALAVWQSLGDKAGEAESLYNIAISEQGRNNFPQAQTQIKAAIAVVETLRTKIASKDLRATYFASVQRYYEFYTDLLMQWHKKEPRAGFNVEALQVSDRARARSLLEILTEANADIRKGVDPQLLAKERNLQTALDVAETRRVRILSANHTPAQATAVDKQVSELLNQYQALQAQIRTTSPQYAALTQPQALKLAQIQKLLDPDTVLLEYSLGKKRSYLWTVTANSLTSYELPPQQEIETLAKQYYQLVTDKRFGLKRQNLAQVATNLSDILLKPVAGQIAKKRLVVVSDGALQYVPFTALPSPNNNATPLLVEHEIVSLPSASTIDVLRRELIGRKPAPKTVAVIADPVFTTNDERVKTATSSTPSSNPNSLLQRSATQSGVNFARLPGTRKEAEQILALVPASERSQTFDFQSDRAAVTSSNLSQYRIIHFATHGILNSLNPELSGVVLSLVDEKGAPQNGFLRLNEIFNLNLPAELVVLSACQTGLGEQVRGEGIISLTRGFMYAGAPRVVVSLWSVDDLATAELMGKFYTEMLKKGLKPAAALRLAQIEVWKQDKWKSPYYWAAFGLQGEWR; encoded by the coding sequence ATGATGATTCAGAAAATTAAACAGAGTAAAGAAAATTGGCACTTTTTCTATCGTGCTTTTACTATTAGTCTCAGCATTTTGTTATTATCTGAAGCCGTAGCCGTTGGTACTCACAGAAGTATAATAGCCCAACAACCGCCCGCCGCTACTTCTCCTAGTCTTAACAGCCAAGGACAACAACTATTAAACGAAGCACAGCAACTTTTAAAACAAGGAACTAATCAGTCGCGGATACAGGCTTTAGCTAAATACCAGCAAGCTTTGGCAATTTGGCAAAAACTAGGCGATCGCGCATTTGTGGCTTTAACACTCCAAAGTATCGGTTTAACTTACTATTTGCAAAACGATAATCCCAAAGCTTTAGCAAATTATACCCAAGCTTTAGAGCTTCGACGGGCTTTAGGCGATCGCTATGGTGAAGCAATTATGCTTAATTCTATTGGTGGGGTTTATGCTGCTTTGGGCGACAAGCAACAAGCTATTCAATCCTACAACCAAGCTGTAACTCTGTTTAGAGCCGAAAAAAAATCAGCCGAATTAGCATCAACATTAATCAGCTTAGGGGGAGTTTATGCTTCAGTCGGCGATACAGCTAAAGTAATTGCGTATTACAACCAAGCTTTAGAAATCCAACGCTTGGCAAACGATCGCCTTGGAGTTGCCAGCACTTTGAGCAATTTAGGCAGAATTTATACTTCTTTAGGCGAAAATCAGCAAGCGTTAAATACTTATAACCAAGCACTGGAGATCCAAAAAGCGGAAGGAAACAAACCTGGAATTGTAGAGGTTTTGCAAGGGTTGGGCGCACTTCATACTTCATTTAACGAAAGTCAAAAAGCTTTAGAGATTTACAACCAAGCTTTAGAAATCCAAAAATCGGGGGTGGGTAATTCCATCGATCGCGCTTTAACACTAATCGGTATTGCTGGTAGCTATCAGGGATTAAGCGATTATCCTCAAGCTATCGAAAACTACAATCAGGCTATAGCCTTACAACAAGCGGTGGGTAATCGTTTAGCAGAAGCCGAAATCCTCAATCAACTAAGCTTTGCTTACGATCAAACTGGGGAAAAGCAAAAAGCCTTGGAAGTTTTGAATACAGCCTTAAACTTACAAAAAGCCGCAGGCGATCGCGCACGGGAAGCTTTTACTTTGGGTAATATCGCCGGAATTTATAATTCTTTGGGAGATTATCAACAAGCCCTCGATGCCCATAATAAGGCTTTAACACTCCAAAAAGCTGTTCAAGATCGCCCCGGTGAAGCTGTTTCGCTTAATGATATTGCCCAAGTTTATAGTTCTTTAGGCGACTATCAGCAAAGTGTTGACTCTCATAACGCCGCTTTGGCGATCTTTCGCTCCATAGGCGATCGCGCCCAAGAAGGGCAAACTCTCGATAATATTGGCGGCGTATACCGCTTATCGAAAAATTATCACCAAGCCTTAGATTACTACAATCAAGCCTTGGCTGTACGACGGGCTACGGGCGATCGCTTTCGAGAATTTGCAACGCTAACAGGTGTAATTAGAGCCTATGAATCGTTGAAAGATTATCCCAAAGCTTTAGAATCAGCAAATAGCGCTCTAAGCATTGCTCGCGCCCAAAAAAGTCCCTTTGCTGAAGCTTCCGCCTTAGCTTTAACAGGGAGAGTATATTTAGCTTCGGGAAATAACCCTCAAGCTTTAGAATCTTCAAAGGCGGCGTTAAAAACTTGGCAGCAATTGGGTATTCGCGCCGCCGCCGCCCCAACGCTGGATAATATTGGTAAAACTTATCATGCTCAAGGAAATTATCCTAACGCGATCGCCTCTCACAAGGAAGCTTTAGCTGTATGGCAAAGTTTGGGCGATAAAGCAGGCGAAGCTGAGAGTTTATACAATATTGCCATTAGCGAACAAGGGCGAAACAATTTCCCTCAAGCTCAAACTCAAATTAAAGCCGCGATCGCCGTTGTTGAAACATTGCGTACCAAAATCGCAAGTAAAGACTTAAGAGCTACTTATTTTGCTTCAGTGCAGAGATACTATGAGTTTTATACAGACTTATTGATGCAGTGGCACAAAAAAGAGCCAAGAGCGGGGTTTAACGTGGAGGCTCTGCAAGTAAGCGATCGCGCCCGCGCCCGTAGTTTGTTAGAAATTCTCACCGAAGCTAACGCAGACATCCGTAAGGGGGTAGATCCGCAACTGCTAGCAAAAGAACGGAATTTGCAAACGGCGTTAGATGTAGCCGAAACTCGGCGGGTAAGAATCCTTAGCGCTAACCATACTCCCGCCCAAGCCACCGCCGTAGATAAACAAGTTTCTGAACTATTAAACCAATACCAAGCCTTGCAAGCCCAAATTCGGACTACAAGCCCCCAGTATGCCGCCTTAACTCAACCCCAAGCGCTGAAACTCGCCCAAATCCAAAAACTCTTAGATCCCGATACTGTATTGCTGGAATACTCTCTAGGTAAAAAACGCAGCTATTTATGGACGGTAACGGCTAATTCTTTAACTAGCTACGAATTGCCACCCCAACAAGAAATAGAAACTCTTGCCAAGCAATATTACCAATTAGTTACCGATAAACGTTTTGGTTTGAAACGGCAAAACTTAGCTCAAGTAGCTACTAATTTAAGCGACATTCTTTTAAAACCCGTAGCTGGACAAATTGCCAAAAAACGTTTAGTAGTAGTTAGCGATGGTGCGCTGCAATACGTGCCATTTACTGCCTTACCTTCACCAAATAACAATGCTACGCCGTTATTAGTTGAGCATGAAATTGTTAGTTTGCCATCAGCTTCTACAATTGATGTATTGCGACGCGAATTAATTGGACGTAAACCTGCACCTAAAACCGTAGCAGTAATAGCAGATCCAGTATTTACCACTAATGACGAAAGAGTAAAAACTGCAACTTCATCTACTCCCTCTAGCAATCCCAACTCTTTGTTGCAGAGATCCGCTACACAATCGGGCGTAAATTTTGCCCGTTTACCTGGTACGAGAAAGGAAGCCGAGCAAATTTTAGCGCTTGTACCCGCAAGTGAGCGATCGCAAACTTTTGATTTTCAAAGCGATCGCGCGGCGGTGACTAGCTCAAATCTAAGCCAGTATCGAATTATTCATTTTGCTACTCATGGCATCCTCAACAGCCTTAATCCTGAGCTTTCGGGGGTGGTGCTATCGCTGGTAGACGAAAAAGGTGCGCCGCAAAATGGCTTTTTGCGCCTAAATGAAATATTCAATCTCAATTTACCTGCCGAATTAGTTGTACTTAGTGCCTGTCAAACAGGTTTAGGAGAACAAGTCCGAGGTGAAGGAATTATTAGCTTGACAAGGGGCTTTATGTATGCTGGTGCGCCGCGAGTGGTAGTAAGTTTGTGGAGTGTAGACGATCTTGCTACTGCCGAGTTAATGGGCAAATTTTATACAGAAATGCTGAAAAAAGGGTTAAAGCCTGCCGCAGCCTTGCGCTTGGCGCAGATAGAGGTGTGGAAGCAAGACAAATGGAAATCGCCTTATTACTGGGCAGCATTTGGGTTGCAAGGGGAATGGAGATAA